The Clostridium chauvoei genome has a window encoding:
- a CDS encoding Rpn family recombination-promoting nuclease/putative transposase has translation MGRRLLNPKVDFIFKKIFGSEKHPNILISFLNAVMKPADKIVSVVINNTEISKDFLEDKFSRLDVKATTNKGEVINIEIQIKNEYNMIKRSLYYWSKLYEEQLSEGDKYDKLSRTVCINILDFKYLDNDRFHNGYRLKEIETNEELTDIEEIHFIEIPKLKDLDDDANIDTIDMLTAWIEFLKDPESNVVRKLEFSKEEIKEAKDELYRLSRDKKELELYNLREKSFFDKISALSNAEEKGREEGKLLERINIAKNLLDVLDNETISLKTGLSVDEIEKLR, from the coding sequence ATGGGTAGACGACTTTTGAATCCTAAAGTAGATTTTATATTTAAGAAAATATTTGGGTCTGAAAAGCATCCAAACATATTAATTTCCTTCTTAAATGCTGTAATGAAACCAGCTGACAAAATAGTTTCTGTAGTCATTAATAATACAGAAATATCAAAGGACTTTTTAGAAGATAAGTTTAGTAGATTAGATGTTAAAGCAACTACAAATAAAGGTGAAGTTATAAATATAGAAATACAAATTAAAAATGAATATAACATGATAAAACGTAGCTTGTACTATTGGAGCAAATTATATGAAGAACAACTTAGTGAAGGTGATAAATATGATAAGCTTTCAAGGACTGTTTGCATTAATATTCTAGATTTTAAATACTTAGATAACGACAGATTCCACAATGGATATAGACTAAAAGAAATTGAAACAAATGAAGAACTTACAGACATTGAAGAAATTCATTTTATAGAAATTCCTAAATTAAAAGATCTTGATGATGATGCAAATATTGATACAATAGATATGCTTACAGCTTGGATTGAGTTTTTAAAAGATCCAGAAAGCAATGTAGTTAGAAAACTTGAATTTAGTAAAGAAGAAATTAAAGAAGCTAAAGACGAGCTATATAGACTAAGTAGAGACAAAAAAGAACTTGAACTTTACAACTTAAGAGAAAAATCATTCTTTGATAAAATTTCTGCATTATCTAACGCTGAAGAAAAAGGTCGAGAGGAAGGTAAATTATTAGAAAGAATTAATATAGCTAAAAACCTTTTAGATGTATTAGATAATGAAACCATCTCCCTAAAGACTGGCTTAAGTGTAGATGAAATAGAAAAATTAAGATAA
- a CDS encoding Rpn family recombination-promoting nuclease/putative transposase, which produces MGRRLLNPKVDFIFKKIFGSEKHPNILISFLNAVMKPADKIVSVVINNTEITKDFLEDKFSRLDVKATTNKGEVINIEIQIKNEYNMIKRSLYYWSKLYEEQLSEGDKYDKLSRTVCINILDFKYLDNDRFHNGYRLKEIETNEELTDIEEIHFIEIPKLKDLDDDANIDTIDMLTAWIEFLKDPESNVVRKLEFSKEEIKEAKDELYRLSRDKKELELYNLREKSFFDKISALSNAEEKGREQGLEEGREQGLEEGKLLERINIAKNLLDVLDNETISLKTGLSVDEIEKLR; this is translated from the coding sequence ATGGGTAGACGACTTTTAAATCCTAAAGTAGATTTTATATTTAAGAAAATATTTGGGTCTGAGAAGCATCCAAACATATTAATTTCCTTCTTAAATGCTGTAATGAAACCAGCTGACAAAATAGTTTCTGTAGTCATTAATAATACAGAAATAACAAAGGACTTTTTAGAAGATAAGTTTAGTAGATTAGATGTTAAAGCAACTACAAATAAAGGTGAAGTTATAAATATAGAAATACAAATTAAAAATGAATATAACATGATAAAACGTAGCTTGTACTATTGGAGCAAATTATATGAAGAACAACTTAGTGAAGGTGATAAATATGATAAGCTTTCAAGGACTGTTTGCATTAATATTCTAGATTTTAAATACTTAGATAACGACAGATTCCACAATGGATATAGACTAAAAGAAATTGAAACAAATGAAGAACTTACAGACATTGAAGAAATTCATTTTATAGAAATTCCTAAATTAAAAGACCTTGATGATGATGCAAATATTGATACAATAGATATGCTTACAGCTTGGATTGAGTTTTTAAAAGATCCTGAAAGCAATGTAGTTAGAAAACTTGAATTTAGTAAAGAAGAAATAAAAGAAGCTAAAGACGAGCTATATAGACTAAGTAGAGACAAAAAAGAACTTGAACTTTACAACTTAAGAGAAAAATCATTCTTTGATAAAATTTCTGCCTTATCTAACGCTGAAGAAAAAGGTAGAGAGCAAGGTTTGGAGGAAGGTAGAGAGCAAGGTCTTGAAGAAGGTAAATTATTAGAAAGAATTAATATAGCTAAAAATCTTTTAGATGTATTAGATAATGAAACTATCTCTTTAAAGACTGGATTAAGTGTAGATGAAATAGAAAAATTAAGATAA
- the fic gene encoding protein adenylyltransferase Fic, whose product MALNNKLQITDSVELARVEEKISKKKAIELFESGYLDSLEAGKYNTLAQLNRYLFEDIYEFAGVVRDVNIAKGNFRFAPIMYLKASLEHIESMSQSSFDEIIEKYVEMNIAHPFREGNGRSSRIWLDLILKKELGKVVNWSEVDKNDYLLAMERSPIKDIEIKHILKQALIDKINDREIYMKGIDTSYYYEGYTVYKTEDL is encoded by the coding sequence ATGGCACTTAATAATAAATTGCAAATTACAGATTCAGTTGAGCTTGCTAGGGTAGAAGAAAAAATAAGCAAGAAAAAAGCTATCGAATTATTCGAAAGTGGATATTTAGATAGTTTAGAAGCAGGAAAATATAATACATTAGCTCAACTTAATAGATATTTATTTGAGGATATATATGAATTTGCAGGAGTAGTACGTGATGTGAATATTGCAAAGGGGAATTTCAGGTTTGCTCCTATTATGTATCTGAAAGCATCATTAGAACATATTGAATCAATGTCACAATCAAGTTTTGATGAAATAATTGAAAAATATGTTGAAATGAATATTGCTCATCCTTTTAGAGAAGGAAATGGAAGAAGTTCACGAATTTGGCTTGATTTAATATTAAAAAAAGAGTTGGGAAAAGTAGTTAACTGGAGTGAAGTTGATAAGAATGATTATTTGCTTGCAATGGAACGTAGCCCTATAAAAGATATAGAGATTAAGCATATTTTAAAACAAGCATTAATTGATAAAATTAATGATAGAGAAATTTATATGAAGGGTATTGATACAAGCTACTATTATGAAGGATACACTGTTTACAAGACAGAAGATTTATAA
- a CDS encoding ABC-three component system middle component 1, whose product MELSILSEIAAYIESCCNKNEILRNIKPQFIYSIVILKTTSIGEQLYKKIIEIEENEYFCKKYVFYYNDDEVNIFEAWAKKNKKYSFNELIRIESIWINNFKFVEYSENELGVEINFKEANLVLLNGPNGYGKTTTFEAVELLLTGDIKSFNSTLLNRGNISKSILANNPSKDIKITAKLVNEKGNIITIERCIDCKYGCTSTKKVNEEECTEEYLWQLLKFNKSIFDIGMYISQKESLEFLEKKYGDRKSLILGILDSSNIQEKSEFLKDFEKKVKSSIENNLRAIYYADEIEKIKPKVDILNNIKNVDNMLKERKYSDAIAVGKLVGISIESITEIEISLRRYNKLLTDLKSNERYRATFITNRKNLIGFFNKNIKNNNFDKNVCPLCGNTSMELERLFNMTERVLKENNTLLEKDVDLIKDKIEKYFDEAECINEKAKFLNNTEYKLYLELEKLININISNLTEEKEVMTELKFNNEKDFASENFDNEYSLFKLNIEKEINRLGERLSEKEVKDYENLIDKYYKNGINHKEVDINNKIAFIADKYSTGYSKQISIEKKKLQDRNIEYEKVKNQNKLAEDTVKEYRKKYDAAFKAYQTNLVENIKIPLYITSGKIIQNYPMGLGINVDIKDKQVIFQTDNKEDDIFNYLSMGQLNGVALSIMLSIRSTIDFNDGLDLILIDDPLQSIDDISAFSFADVLVDSFTDSQVIMSTHESDKSDLLEYKYRQYNKSVKVLNMYERYINS is encoded by the coding sequence ATAGAATTATCTATTCTCTCAGAAATTGCGGCATATATAGAAAGTTGTTGTAATAAAAATGAAATATTAAGGAATATTAAACCACAATTTATTTATTCAATAGTTATTTTAAAGACAACTTCTATAGGAGAACAATTATATAAGAAGATAATTGAAATAGAAGAGAATGAGTATTTCTGTAAAAAATATGTTTTTTATTATAACGATGATGAAGTGAATATATTTGAAGCTTGGGCTAAAAAGAATAAAAAGTATAGCTTTAATGAACTAATTAGGATTGAAAGCATATGGATTAATAATTTTAAGTTTGTAGAGTATAGTGAAAATGAATTAGGAGTAGAGATTAACTTTAAGGAGGCTAATTTAGTACTTCTAAATGGTCCGAATGGATATGGAAAGACAACTACTTTTGAAGCTGTAGAATTACTATTGACGGGAGATATTAAGAGCTTTAACTCAACTCTCTTAAATAGAGGAAATATTTCTAAATCAATTTTAGCTAATAATCCCTCAAAGGATATTAAAATTACTGCCAAATTAGTTAATGAAAAAGGTAATATTATAACTATTGAAAGATGTATTGATTGTAAATATGGATGTACATCTACTAAAAAGGTTAATGAAGAAGAGTGTACTGAAGAATATTTATGGCAACTATTAAAGTTTAATAAAAGCATTTTTGATATTGGTATGTATATTTCACAAAAGGAGTCTTTAGAGTTTCTTGAGAAGAAGTATGGTGATAGAAAGAGTTTAATTTTAGGAATATTAGATAGTAGTAATATTCAAGAAAAAAGTGAGTTTCTAAAGGATTTTGAAAAAAAGGTTAAAAGTTCAATAGAGAATAATTTGAGAGCGATATACTATGCTGATGAAATTGAAAAAATTAAGCCTAAAGTAGATATTTTAAATAATATAAAGAATGTAGATAACATGTTAAAAGAAAGAAAATATAGCGATGCAATAGCCGTAGGAAAGCTAGTGGGCATTTCAATTGAAAGTATAACAGAAATAGAAATATCTTTAAGAAGATACAATAAATTATTAACAGATTTAAAGAGCAATGAGAGATATAGGGCTACCTTTATTACTAATAGAAAAAATTTAATAGGGTTTTTCAATAAAAATATTAAAAATAATAATTTTGATAAGAATGTGTGTCCTTTGTGTGGAAATACATCTATGGAATTGGAAAGACTTTTTAATATGACAGAAAGAGTATTAAAAGAAAATAATACATTGTTAGAAAAAGACGTAGATTTGATTAAAGATAAAATAGAGAAGTATTTTGATGAGGCTGAATGTATAAATGAAAAGGCTAAGTTTTTAAATAATACAGAATATAAATTGTATTTAGAGTTAGAAAAGCTAATTAATATTAATATTTCTAATCTTACAGAAGAAAAAGAGGTAATGACGGAGTTAAAATTTAATAATGAAAAGGACTTTGCAAGTGAAAATTTTGATAATGAATACAGTTTATTTAAATTAAATATTGAAAAAGAAATTAATAGATTAGGGGAAAGACTATCTGAAAAAGAAGTTAAGGATTATGAGAATTTAATTGATAAGTACTATAAAAATGGAATTAATCATAAGGAAGTTGATATAAATAATAAAATAGCGTTTATTGCTGATAAATATTCAACAGGATATTCCAAACAAATCTCAATAGAAAAAAAGAAGCTTCAGGATAGGAATATAGAATATGAAAAAGTAAAAAATCAAAATAAGTTAGCAGAAGATACAGTTAAGGAATATAGAAAGAAATATGATGCTGCATTTAAGGCGTACCAAACGAATTTAGTGGAGAATATAAAAATACCATTATACATAACTTCAGGTAAAATAATTCAGAATTATCCTATGGGATTAGGAATAAATGTAGATATAAAGGATAAGCAAGTTATTTTCCAAACTGATAACAAAGAGGATGACATATTTAACTATTTAAGTATGGGTCAATTAAATGGAGTAGCATTATCAATTATGTTATCAATAAGGAGTACTATTGATTTTAATGATGGTTTAGATTTAATATTAATAGATGATCCTCTTCAATCAATTGATGATATAAGTGCTTTCTCTTTTGCAGATGTACTGGTAGATTCATTTACTGATTCTCAAGTAATAATGTCTACTCATGAATCGGATAAATCAGATTTATTGGAATATAAATATAGACAATATAACAAAAGTGTTAAGGTGTTAAATATGTATGAGAGATATATTAATAGTTAA
- a CDS encoding UvrD-helicase domain-containing protein — protein sequence MGILIDKEKWIPVDGMILEENALEVVKSNNNMLVIAGPGAGKSELLAQRACYLLQTDECKEPRRILAVSFKKDAAVNIKERVVKRCGRELASRFDSMTFDAFAKSLVDQFLNAIPIEYRPLRNYEIIEDKDLIELLRENEIFNYQYKNQYIKEIDKLTSEKLPFCEGNNIKTLWKYIANEDGEQKCYLTFRMINRLAEYLISSNPMIKKILNMTYSHIFLDEYQDTTSLQYDLLQSCFYDEAILITAVGDDKQRIMVWAGALRDAFEKFIRDFNANDAMLIMNHRSAPRLLKIQKTIYSEFFYKDSEVTFDIENNPKWNEYDGESYLHLFNNDEEEAKIIALEIYNLIQKGYAHRDICILVKQTPDVYCKKIIDFLKEYEILARNEVIYQDILKEELVFMLNKFIKILINEKSPNEWADLLELMFELNEDKLKDLYDINKFEHEIKCKIIELKEVLLGVLDKQSFNNFIYKLLEFIDIDKYKGKYNQYKNDNTFKYYIDKYCELLWNEYEMSENWNIALNNFKGENSIPIMIIHKSKGLEYEVVFFIGLEDGAFWNFNNQKNEDFCAFFVALSRAKKRVDFTFSSSRSSTKYPKQSLHNIKGFYKIFKRFLCC from the coding sequence GTGGGGATTTTAATTGATAAAGAAAAGTGGATTCCTGTAGATGGTATGATTCTAGAAGAAAATGCTTTAGAAGTAGTAAAAAGTAACAATAATATGCTTGTAATTGCAGGCCCTGGTGCTGGGAAGAGTGAGCTGTTAGCACAACGAGCATGTTATTTGTTACAAACTGATGAGTGTAAAGAACCACGACGAATATTGGCTGTTAGTTTTAAGAAGGATGCAGCTGTTAATATTAAGGAGAGGGTAGTAAAACGTTGTGGTAGGGAATTAGCTTCAAGATTTGATTCTATGACATTTGATGCATTTGCTAAATCTTTAGTGGATCAATTTTTGAATGCTATTCCAATAGAATATAGACCATTAAGAAATTATGAAATAATAGAAGATAAAGATTTAATAGAACTCTTGAGAGAAAATGAAATATTTAATTATCAATATAAGAATCAATATATAAAAGAAATTGATAAGTTAACGAGCGAAAAATTACCATTCTGTGAAGGGAATAATATCAAAACATTATGGAAATATATAGCTAACGAGGATGGTGAGCAGAAATGTTATTTAACATTTAGGATGATTAATAGGTTAGCAGAATATTTAATAAGTAGTAATCCAATGATCAAAAAAATCTTAAATATGACATATTCTCATATATTTTTAGATGAGTATCAAGATACTACTTCTTTACAGTATGATTTACTACAGAGCTGTTTTTATGATGAAGCTATACTAATAACTGCTGTTGGAGATGATAAACAAAGAATAATGGTATGGGCAGGTGCACTAAGAGATGCATTTGAAAAATTTATAAGAGATTTTAACGCAAATGATGCAATGTTAATTATGAATCATAGAAGTGCTCCAAGATTGTTGAAAATACAAAAAACTATATATAGCGAATTCTTTTATAAGGATAGTGAGGTTACATTTGATATAGAAAATAATCCAAAATGGAATGAATATGATGGAGAATCCTATTTACATTTATTTAATAATGATGAAGAAGAAGCAAAGATTATTGCACTAGAAATATATAATCTTATACAAAAAGGATATGCACATAGAGATATATGTATTTTAGTAAAGCAAACTCCTGATGTATATTGTAAAAAGATTATTGATTTTTTGAAAGAGTATGAAATATTAGCTAGAAATGAAGTAATATATCAGGATATATTAAAAGAAGAGTTAGTATTTATGTTAAATAAATTTATTAAAATATTAATAAATGAGAAATCACCAAATGAATGGGCAGACTTATTGGAATTAATGTTTGAATTGAATGAAGATAAACTAAAAGACTTATATGATATTAACAAATTTGAACACGAAATTAAATGTAAAATTATTGAGTTAAAAGAAGTATTATTAGGGGTATTAGATAAACAATCATTTAACAATTTTATATATAAGTTATTAGAGTTTATAGATATAGATAAGTATAAAGGAAAATATAATCAATATAAAAATGATAATACATTCAAATATTATATTGATAAGTATTGTGAATTATTATGGAACGAGTATGAAATGAGTGAAAATTGGAATATAGCATTAAATAACTTTAAAGGGGAAAATTCTATTCCTATTATGATAATACATAAAAGTAAAGGCTTGGAATATGAGGTGGTATTTTTTATAGGACTAGAGGATGGTGCTTTTTGGAATTTTAACAATCAAAAGAATGAAGATTTTTGTGCATTTTTTGTAGCTTTATCTAGAGCTAAAAAAAGGGTTGATTTTACCTTTTCATCGAGTAGGAGTTCAACTAAATATCCAAAACAATCTTTACATAATATTAAGGGATTTTATAAAATTTTTAAAAGATTCTTGTGTTGTTAA
- a CDS encoding ATP-dependent endonuclease, whose protein sequence is MRIRLEATWSRGSTVEGSIDTRLCYIKQSESLDLPSKDGYSEEEYKYIKNGVIAYPELYFANLVILGEGDSEEILLPKMIEVLGNKIDTKSISVVPLGGRHVNHFWRLLNQLNIPYITLLDLDRERYLGGWGRIKYVCEELIKLNKITIDQLEKSSEITMIGNFDDMHIWNVENIDEMNKWIGFLEAYDIYFSAPLDIDFLMIKKFKSEYLQILNENEGPQIIGYGKIKDIETEKDKKNKKRLKSKYDKRLSQDVKDTLKDKCTSGSTFTKEEMELMIWYKYFFLTRGKPTTHRVALLNIEDEMLIENMPDIFMKIRRNIESKLC, encoded by the coding sequence TTGAGGATTAGATTAGAGGCAACATGGAGTAGAGGATCAACAGTAGAAGGCAGCATAGATACAAGGCTATGTTATATAAAACAATCTGAAAGCCTAGATTTACCTTCTAAAGATGGATATTCAGAAGAAGAGTATAAATATATAAAAAATGGAGTTATAGCATATCCAGAGTTATACTTTGCAAATTTAGTTATACTAGGAGAAGGCGATAGTGAGGAAATTCTATTACCTAAAATGATAGAAGTTTTAGGTAATAAGATTGATACAAAGTCAATTTCAGTAGTTCCTTTAGGCGGTAGGCATGTAAATCATTTTTGGAGATTATTAAATCAATTAAATATTCCATATATCACACTATTAGACTTAGATAGAGAAAGATATCTTGGAGGATGGGGAAGAATCAAATATGTATGTGAAGAATTAATAAAATTAAATAAAATAACTATAGATCAGCTTGAGAAGTCAAGTGAAATTACTATGATTGGAAATTTTGATGATATGCATATTTGGAATGTAGAGAACATTGATGAGATGAATAAATGGATAGGGTTTTTAGAGGCGTATGATATTTATTTTTCAGCACCATTAGATATTGATTTTTTAATGATAAAAAAATTTAAAAGTGAGTATCTTCAGATATTAAATGAAAATGAAGGTCCGCAAATTATTGGGTATGGAAAGATAAAAGATATTGAGACAGAAAAAGATAAGAAAAATAAAAAGCGTTTAAAAAGCAAATATGACAAAAGATTATCACAAGATGTTAAAGATACATTAAAAGATAAATGTACTTCAGGAAGTACATTCACAAAAGAAGAAATGGAATTAATGATTTGGTATAAATACTTTTTCTTAACACGTGGTAAACCAACAACACATAGAGTTGCATTATTAAATATTGAAGATGAGATGTTAATTGAAAATATGCCAGATATTTTTATGAAAATAAGGAGAAATATAGAGAGCAAATTATGCTAG
- a CDS encoding AAA family ATPase, with product MLKYDTTTVSYCYLRRKIVILYYEVVYISTQIQAEGKIMVMRLKKIKIYNYRSFCEAKIIEFNELTTFIGNNSSGKTTALSALQKLFGATAGERALVRSDFHLNKDENPEDIQEKNLYIEAVFED from the coding sequence ATGCTTAAGTATGATACAACAACAGTATCTTATTGTTATTTAAGGAGAAAAATAGTAATATTATACTATGAAGTTGTTTACATAAGTACACAAATACAAGCTGAAGGGAAAATTATGGTTATGAGATTGAAAAAAATAAAGATTTATAATTATAGATCTTTTTGTGAAGCAAAAATAATTGAATTTAATGAATTAACAACATTTATTGGAAATAATAGCAGTGGAAAAACAACAGCATTAAGTGCATTACAAAAATTATTTGGTGCAACAGCTGGAGAAAGAGCATTGGTTAGATCAGACTTTCATTTAAATAAAGATGAGAATCCTGAAGATATTCAAGAGAAAAATTTATATATAGAGGCAGTATTTGAGGATTAG
- a CDS encoding Rpn family recombination-promoting nuclease/putative transposase, with protein MNKNVKKEMYHIHDKSYKDLYSKKEIAIDLLKNFVSKDFTKYLKVEDLTLVNKSFISSDYEESESDIVYSAKIGDTEAIFYILIEFQSTIDYRMPLRLLFYMCEILREFSKNQNHDKNDRNLKIPAVIPIVLYNGREVWDVPTELRKIFYNEEKFHSGILNFTYDIFDINNGFTKEELVNSKNVTAAIFLLDQKITPQEFLNRVKAIALFFDSLSNEELKAIKHWIRNTTEEPLAIKATEVLEASKEDVIKMVANNAFILREMEESAEKRKAIEIARNLLDVLDNETISDKTGLDIEEIKDLRDKNC; from the coding sequence ATGAATAAAAATGTTAAGAAAGAAATGTATCATATTCATGACAAAAGTTATAAGGATTTATATTCAAAAAAAGAAATAGCAATAGATTTGTTAAAGAATTTCGTAAGTAAGGATTTCACGAAATATTTAAAGGTAGAAGATTTAACTTTAGTTAATAAATCTTTTATTTCATCAGATTATGAAGAGTCAGAAAGTGATATTGTTTATAGTGCAAAAATTGGTGATACAGAAGCAATATTTTATATACTAATAGAGTTCCAATCAACTATAGATTATAGGATGCCACTAAGATTATTATTTTACATGTGTGAAATACTAAGAGAGTTCTCTAAAAATCAAAATCACGATAAAAATGATAGGAATTTAAAGATTCCTGCAGTAATACCAATAGTATTATATAATGGAAGAGAAGTGTGGGACGTACCAACTGAACTAAGAAAGATATTTTATAATGAAGAAAAATTTCATAGTGGAATTTTAAATTTCACTTATGATATATTTGATATTAACAATGGGTTTACAAAAGAAGAGTTAGTAAATAGCAAAAATGTAACAGCTGCAATATTTTTATTAGATCAAAAAATAACGCCACAAGAATTTTTGAATAGAGTTAAAGCTATAGCATTATTTTTTGATAGTTTAAGTAATGAAGAATTAAAAGCAATAAAGCATTGGATTCGAAATACTACAGAAGAGCCATTAGCTATAAAAGCTACAGAGGTATTAGAAGCGAGTAAGGAGGATGTTATTAAAATGGTTGCTAATAATGCATTTATTTTAAGAGAAATGGAAGAGAGTGCAGAGAAAAGAAAAGCAATAGAGATCGCTAGAAATTTATTAGATGTTTTAGATAATGAAACAATATCTGATAAGACAGGATTAGATATAGAGGAAATTAAAGATTTAAGAGATAAGAATTGTTAG
- a CDS encoding zeta toxin family protein, with the protein MAIFTIFAGVNGAGKTSIYKSIYYNENKDEKRINTDEMVARIGCWKDTNIQMKCAREAVKLIKHYILEGRSFNQETTLSGKTIIKNIKFAKENGFYIVMNYVGVKDPEVAKERVKIRVSKGGHGIPDKDIERRYYDSLNNLNNVIAICDEVNIYDNTEVLKEVIYLKNGEIIWKDKKIPNWANNILKK; encoded by the coding sequence ATGGCGATATTTACAATTTTTGCAGGTGTTAATGGAGCTGGCAAAACTTCAATATATAAATCCATTTATTATAATGAGAATAAAGATGAAAAAAGAATAAATACTGATGAAATGGTAGCTAGAATTGGATGTTGGAAAGATACTAATATTCAAATGAAATGTGCAAGAGAAGCTGTTAAATTAATAAAACACTATATTTTAGAAGGTAGATCATTTAATCAAGAAACCACTTTATCTGGAAAAACCATAATAAAGAACATAAAGTTTGCAAAAGAAAATGGATTTTATATAGTTATGAATTATGTAGGGGTAAAAGATCCTGAAGTTGCTAAAGAAAGGGTTAAAATTAGAGTAAGTAAAGGCGGGCATGGGATACCAGATAAGGATATAGAAAGAAGATATTATGATTCATTAAACAACTTGAATAATGTGATTGCAATATGTGATGAAGTAAATATATATGATAATACAGAAGTATTGAAAGAAGTTATATATTTAAAAAATGGGGAAATAATATGGAAAGATAAAAAAATACCTAATTGGGCAAATAATATACTAAAAAAGTAG
- a CDS encoding ABC transporter permease: protein MFNYFKAELKCTIYSKYFFISLLIAFSLLLYSFFEFITLGWNFNVWNFHSFSEHYDFIDLFLISRSENRASYLGVLAPLLASLIYSDSYLSDKKTGYINFIYMRISKGKYILVKLLVNFISSGLAILLASSMMLVFLSILYGFTLNPKNALNITGVFSSGKYLYLIFIIFNSCIFYCIFSTLSLAVSTFIDNKYISLAIPFFYYIISGSIFVMFGLNKLNATALFTPKNGLNIYQFIFYELFLLSLGVITFIYGVLKSNEKIN from the coding sequence TTGTTTAATTACTTTAAGGCTGAATTAAAATGTACAATTTATTCAAAATACTTTTTTATATCGTTATTAATAGCTTTTTCGTTGTTGCTGTATTCTTTCTTTGAATTTATTACATTAGGTTGGAATTTTAATGTATGGAATTTCCATTCTTTTTCTGAGCATTATGATTTTATTGATTTATTTCTAATTTCGAGATCTGAAAATAGGGCAAGTTATCTTGGGGTATTAGCTCCTCTTTTAGCTTCTTTAATTTACTCTGACTCTTATCTATCTGATAAAAAAACTGGTTATATAAATTTTATTTATATGAGAATTTCTAAGGGAAAATATATCTTAGTTAAATTATTAGTTAATTTTATTTCTAGTGGATTAGCTATATTATTGGCGTCTTCAATGATGTTAGTTTTTTTATCAATACTATATGGGTTTACACTTAACCCTAAAAATGCTTTGAATATCACTGGAGTATTTTCAAGTGGTAAATATTTATATCTTATTTTTATTATTTTTAACTCCTGTATTTTTTATTGTATATTTTCAACATTATCTTTAGCTGTTTCTACTTTTATAGATAACAAATATATTTCATTAGCTATTCCATTTTTTTATTATATAATTTCTGGTTCAATATTTGTTATGTTTGGACTTAATAAATTAAATGCAACAGCTTTATTTACACCTAAAAATGGTCTTAATATTTACCAGTTTATATTTTATGAGCTATTTTTACTTTCATTAGGGGTAATAACTTTTATTTATGGAGTGCTAAAATCAAATGAAAAGATTAATTAG